A genomic region of Elephas maximus indicus isolate mEleMax1 chromosome 10, mEleMax1 primary haplotype, whole genome shotgun sequence contains the following coding sequences:
- the LOC126083677 gene encoding LOW QUALITY PROTEIN: ATP synthase subunit g, mitochondrial-like (The sequence of the model RefSeq protein was modified relative to this genomic sequence to represent the inferred CDS: inserted 1 base in 1 codon; substituted 1 base at 1 genomic stop codon), producing MFNDESLNSSPLKSGTWGKMSAVSASIHHPSSGGPSQRNKSYAQFVHNLVEKASVTINIALTYLRPLLATFWHYAKVKLVPSTPAEILPSIXSLKKXVNSARTSSFKTAHSVTVKKALLNSLVITEVWMWFYINEIIGKHGIIDYYV from the exons ATGTTTAATGATGAGAGCCTAAATTCTTCCCCTCTAAAATCAGGAACATGGGGAAAGATGTCTGCTGTTTCTGCTTCTATCCACCACCCTTCAagtggaggtcctagtcagaggaATAAG AGCTATGCACAATTTGTCCATAACCTTGTGGAGAAGGCTTCAGTGACGATAAACATTGCTCTGACTTACTTGAGGCCTCTGTTGGCCACATTTTGGCACTATGCCAAGGTGAAGCTGGTTCCTTCAACCCCTGCTGAGATCCTGCCATCTATTTAGAGTCTGAAAA CAGTCAATAGTGCTCGAACTAGCAGCTTCAAAACAGCTCACAGTGTCACAGTGAAGAAAGCTCTGCTGAATAGTTTGGTGATCACTGAGGTATGGATGTGGTTTTATATCAACGAGATCATAGGCAAGCATGGTATCATTGACTATTATGTTTGA